The Paenalcaligenes faecalis genome has a window encoding:
- a CDS encoding tRNA threonylcarbamoyladenosine dehydratase, which produces MAEQQLNAERRFGGLNRLYGEGSVDILGHAHIMIAGIGGVGSWCVEALARSGIGMLTIVDMDHISESNINRQLPALGSTVGQAKVEAMQERILDINPFCRVQLIDDFVSADNMEQLVHLAPDVLIDCTDQAEAKITMILAAKRHNIRLLVCGAAGGKQNPLALKRGDLSLSTHDAMLAKLRGRLRKEYGFAKPKVDKVKPSTRIPKMGVEVFWVEESAIMPSAWQQGNTGPQGLSCAGYGSSVTVTAPMGFAAAQAAIDYVLKKSKVV; this is translated from the coding sequence ATGGCTGAGCAGCAATTAAACGCAGAGCGTCGTTTTGGTGGGTTAAATCGATTATATGGTGAGGGCAGTGTCGATATTTTAGGACACGCCCACATTATGATTGCTGGGATTGGTGGTGTAGGCAGCTGGTGCGTAGAGGCATTAGCACGTTCTGGAATCGGAATGTTAACGATCGTAGACATGGATCACATCAGTGAGTCGAATATTAATCGTCAACTACCTGCTCTAGGGTCTACCGTCGGACAGGCCAAAGTCGAAGCCATGCAAGAGCGAATTTTGGATATTAATCCATTCTGCCGTGTGCAACTGATTGATGATTTTGTCAGTGCGGATAATATGGAACAGTTAGTTCATTTAGCCCCTGATGTGTTGATTGATTGTACGGATCAGGCCGAGGCAAAAATCACCATGATCTTAGCGGCTAAGCGCCATAATATTCGCTTATTGGTATGTGGGGCAGCGGGCGGTAAACAAAACCCCTTAGCATTAAAACGTGGGGACTTATCCTTGAGTACACATGATGCTATGTTAGCTAAGCTACGAGGGCGACTACGCAAAGAGTATGGGTTCGCAAAGCCTAAAGTAGATAAGGTAAAGCCGAGCACGCGTATACCTAAAATGGGGGTAGAGGTTTTTTGGGTAGAGGAGTCGGCCATTATGCCGTCAGCGTGGCAGCAGGGTAACACCGGGCCTCAAGGCTTATCTTGTGCTGGCTATGGCTCTAGTGTAACGGTCACGGCCCCTATGGGCTTTGCTGCAGCACAGGCCGCGATTGATTATGTATTAAAAAAATCAAAAGTGGTCTAA
- the purU gene encoding formyltetrahydrofolate deformylase has translation MNDYILTISCPDTTGIVHTVTGWLLEKQGNIVEAEQFGDSGTERFFLRIHFSLPAITDAESLRADFAPIADKYNMDAHIFDAQKKARVLLLVSRQGHCLNDLLFRTHSGQLPIEIAAVLSNHADYASLSASYNVPFHHLPVTPETKAAQEKQILQFVDDLDIDLVVLARYMQILSPEMCRALSGRAINIHHSFLPSFKGARPYHQAHARGVKIIGATAHYVTEDLDEGPIIEQDIERVSHDMSPNELTQVGSDVESLVLSRAVKAHVEHRIFLNGQRTVVFK, from the coding sequence ATGAACGATTACATCTTAACTATTTCCTGCCCTGATACCACGGGCATTGTACATACCGTCACCGGCTGGCTTTTAGAGAAACAAGGTAACATCGTTGAAGCAGAGCAGTTCGGAGACTCCGGTACAGAGCGCTTTTTTCTACGTATTCACTTTAGCCTACCCGCAATAACTGATGCAGAAAGCTTACGCGCTGACTTTGCACCTATTGCAGATAAATATAATATGGATGCGCATATTTTTGATGCTCAAAAAAAGGCGCGTGTTCTACTATTAGTTAGTCGTCAGGGCCACTGCCTTAATGATTTGTTATTCCGTACTCATAGTGGACAGCTTCCCATCGAGATTGCTGCCGTATTATCTAACCATGCTGATTATGCCTCATTATCAGCCTCATATAACGTACCATTCCATCATCTGCCTGTTACACCAGAAACTAAAGCAGCCCAAGAAAAGCAGATATTACAATTTGTGGATGATCTAGACATTGATTTAGTTGTCTTAGCTCGTTATATGCAAATCTTGTCACCTGAGATGTGCAGAGCATTATCCGGTCGAGCCATTAATATTCACCATAGTTTCCTACCAAGCTTTAAAGGCGCACGACCTTATCATCAAGCTCATGCTAGAGGTGTGAAAATCATTGGTGCCACAGCCCATTACGTAACCGAAGATCTAGACGAAGGTCCAATCATCGAGCAAGATATTGAACGCGTGAGCCATGACATGAGTCCTAATGAACTCACCCAAGTAGGCAGTGATGTAGAGTCTTTGGTATTGTCTAGAGCCGTTAAAGCTCACGTCGAGCATCGCATCTTTTTAAATGGTCAACGCACCGTTGTATTTAAATAA
- the pdxH gene encoding pyridoxamine 5'-phosphate oxidase, whose translation MSLADLRNEYDKFDLPEHQLTDHPRDLFDRWVDEAIRLQAPEPTAMSLSTVNAEGMPSSRIVLLKGFDETGVQFYTNYDSRKGQDLRQNPKACLLFFWPTLQRQIRLEGTVEKMSAEQSSAYFNSRPLASRISAIASPQSQPTSRAALENRSDQVAKEFGDNPPCPEFWGGYYLQPERIEFWQGRTCRLHDRYLYIKQDKTWQIQRLAP comes from the coding sequence ATGAGCCTAGCCGATCTACGAAACGAATACGACAAATTTGATCTCCCTGAACACCAACTCACAGACCATCCCCGTGATCTCTTTGACCGTTGGGTTGATGAGGCCATCCGCCTCCAAGCGCCTGAGCCCACTGCCATGAGTTTATCTACCGTCAATGCCGAAGGTATGCCTAGCTCCAGGATTGTCTTACTCAAAGGTTTTGATGAAACGGGCGTCCAGTTTTATACCAATTACGACTCTCGTAAAGGCCAAGATCTACGTCAAAACCCTAAAGCGTGTCTTTTATTTTTCTGGCCAACACTGCAACGTCAAATTCGACTCGAAGGTACTGTAGAAAAAATGAGTGCTGAGCAATCAAGCGCCTATTTTAATAGCCGCCCTCTTGCGTCTCGTATCAGCGCAATAGCCTCACCTCAGAGTCAACCTACAAGCCGAGCTGCTCTAGAAAACCGTAGTGACCAAGTCGCTAAAGAGTTTGGTGACAACCCACCCTGCCCGGAGTTCTGGGGTGGCTATTATTTACAGCCAGAGCGTATTGAGTTTTGGCAAGGCCGCACCTGTAGGCTTCATGATCGCTATCTCTATATAAAACAGGATAAAACCTGGCAAATACAACGTCTAGCTCCTTAG
- a CDS encoding gamma-glutamylcyclotransferase, whose product MTVFTAPPSAQHFKTLTASELNQSMLQSLGHWDQTTDLWLFAYGSLIWRPDFEYLEQRPATLHGFHRSLCLWSRINRGTPENPGVVFALDEGGICEGVIYRVAADQVKSIFPPLWQREMPSGAYNPKWVDCHSEGSVLSALAFVIDPHTDAYVPSIPLEQLREVIHTAHGMNGACIEYVLQTAAALKHANIADPKLELLVQHL is encoded by the coding sequence ATGACTGTTTTTACTGCTCCACCTTCTGCACAACACTTCAAAACACTGACTGCGTCTGAGCTTAATCAGTCCATGTTACAAAGCTTAGGTCATTGGGACCAGACAACAGACCTTTGGCTTTTTGCGTATGGCTCCTTGATTTGGCGACCTGATTTTGAATATCTAGAGCAACGCCCTGCAACCCTGCACGGCTTTCATCGGTCACTGTGCTTATGGTCAAGAATTAATCGAGGCACACCTGAAAACCCCGGCGTTGTTTTTGCGCTTGATGAAGGTGGAATATGTGAGGGAGTCATCTATAGAGTTGCGGCAGATCAGGTAAAGTCCATTTTTCCGCCATTATGGCAACGCGAAATGCCCAGCGGCGCGTACAATCCTAAATGGGTGGACTGCCACAGTGAAGGCTCCGTTTTATCAGCCTTAGCTTTTGTGATTGATCCACATACCGATGCGTATGTGCCCTCTATACCACTAGAACAGCTACGCGAAGTCATCCATACCGCACATGGTATGAATGGGGCATGTATTGAATATGTACTGCAAACGGCAGCTGCTTTAAAACATGCCAATATTGCAGATCCTAAACTCGAACTTTTAGTGCAACATTTATAG
- the uvrA gene encoding excinuclease ABC subunit UvrA — MTSQIRIFGARQNNLKNLDVSFDTGKITVLTGVSGSGKSSLAFDTLYAEGQRRYVETFSPYARQFLDRMDKPQVDKIEGILPAIAIDQVNPVRNSRSSVGTMTELNDYLKLLYARLSHLHCRKCGQHIHHEDAQRIASQLRERCSHDDPRLVLTFAIDVPSNFSTDEIQQFLEQQGYTRLHESAQNPKKNSKKETSQRLYVIQDRFRLSKAEPARLMEALDAALHYGHGHLSVFALDDEKNETQWNFSAGLHCATCDIDYNTPQPSTFSFNSPLGACESCKGFGRVMGIDYGLVIPDENKSLLEGAIKPWQTESNKVHQKDLERFAKEAGIRLAAPWKALSAEEQAWVIQGAPDFKGGTRAWKTQWYGIQRYFDWQESRAYKMHVRVMLSKYRSYNTCPTCLGSRLKPEALLWRLGQHSAIDDNGSYTRFMPVNTQWTQAQLAAMPGFHIHDLMRLPIDSVRDFFATLVFDGELNAATQLLRDEINTRLNFLCEVGLGYLSLDRQSRTLSGGEVQRINLTTALGTSLVNTLFVLDEPSIGLHPHDMHRIVQIMQRLRHNGNTLVVVEHDPQVMVAADRILDIGPGPGEKGGQITFDGAPHQLRDAPTLTGDYLSGRKTIAAPLAQTVTAHTPRLLLQGVRAHNLKNIEVSFPLQRLVCVTGVSGSGKSTLIQDVLYPALRKHFGEATEAPGEFDALLGAEQLAEVVMVDQSQIGRTARSNPASYVGAFDAIRKLFARAPLAIERDYKPGTFSFNSGDGRCPSCGGTGFEHIEMQFLSDVYLRCPDCNGTRFRPEILEVRIEHLGRSASIDEVLDMTVNEALAFFAGLHDVQRGLAPLADVGLDYLTLGQPVPTLSGGEAQRLKLAGYLAEASKSRLATAKVAKKGKLFLFDEPTTGLHFDDIAKLMQAFRKLLAAGHSLIVIEHNLDVVRTADWVIDLGPTGGDAGGSIVATGSPLDIMQQAQSLTGQALLQYQDHIVGADVQQLAEPGVSYAITNPTDDNAIHILNAREHNLKNIQVRIPRDTFTVITGVSGSGKSTLAFDILFNEGQRRYLESLNAYARSIVQPAGQPDVDAIYGIPPTVAIEQRTSRGGYKSTVATMTEIHHFLRLLYVKLGTQMCPSCQVPVEPQSPEQITAQLLRDYKNQQVAIYAPLIVARKGYYTDLAKWAHAKGYSHLRVDQALVPTDQWPRLDRYKEHNIELPIADFKVDSKKEKQLRDAVQQALEHGHQSLVVVTEHDELKLSTARACPSCGCSFPEPDPRLFSYNSKHGWCHSCFGTGSVIAGFDAEQSGEESKWLATDEDNTPAHSTTCPSCQGQRLNPVALAFRWHQTGIAELSAFSINDASAFFDTLHLSSREKDIARDIFTEIHNRLRFMQEVGLGYLGLDRAAPTLSGGEAQRIRLAAQLGSNLQGVCYILDEPTIGLHPRDNRILLKALQRLEGNGNTLVVVEHDEDTIRQAKHIIDIGPGAGTRGGQVVAQGSLAQIMDNPNSLTGRYLKHPIVHPMQAYRPIDDSVTQLHIHGASLHNLHQVDAHIPLQRFSAITGVSGSGKSTLAREVLLENLKQKLRAPTDYLWQHCQDISGWENIDRVLEVDQTPIGKTPRSCPATYIGFWDDIRKLFAQTRDAKIRGWNASRFSFNTGDGRCTECGGQGMVTFEMSFLPDIKIPCESCHGKRFNNDTLSIFWQGKNIGDVLQMEVDDAVEYFASHPRILRPLKLLQDVGLGYLTLGQPSPTLSGGEAQRIKLVSELSKVRLDEGLTKTGRASQQPHTLYVLDEPTVGLAIADVEKLLRVIHRLTDAQQSVVVIEHNLDLIAEADWIVDMGPEGGIDGGQLVVEGTVDTVQNTASSHTGQALIDFLQRK, encoded by the coding sequence ATGACCTCTCAAATTCGCATCTTTGGTGCTCGCCAAAACAATTTAAAAAACCTCGATGTCAGCTTTGATACTGGAAAAATTACGGTATTAACCGGCGTCTCTGGATCAGGTAAGTCATCCTTAGCCTTTGACACCCTTTATGCCGAAGGTCAGCGTCGCTATGTGGAGACGTTTTCCCCCTACGCTCGTCAATTTTTAGACCGTATGGATAAGCCGCAGGTCGATAAAATCGAAGGAATTCTCCCCGCCATCGCAATAGATCAAGTCAATCCTGTGCGTAACTCACGCAGCTCCGTAGGCACAATGACTGAGCTCAACGATTACCTTAAACTGCTCTACGCACGACTTAGTCATCTGCATTGTCGAAAATGTGGTCAACACATTCATCACGAAGACGCCCAACGCATTGCCTCACAACTCAGAGAGCGTTGCTCTCATGATGACCCACGCTTGGTGTTGACCTTTGCCATTGATGTGCCGAGCAACTTCAGCACCGATGAAATTCAGCAATTCCTAGAGCAACAAGGCTATACACGTTTACACGAGTCGGCACAAAACCCCAAAAAAAATAGCAAAAAAGAAACCTCACAGCGTCTTTACGTCATTCAAGACCGCTTCCGACTCAGCAAAGCAGAGCCTGCTCGTCTGATGGAGGCCTTAGATGCCGCACTGCATTATGGGCATGGTCACCTGAGCGTTTTTGCTCTAGATGATGAAAAAAATGAAACGCAATGGAATTTTAGTGCGGGCTTACATTGCGCCACGTGCGATATTGACTACAACACACCTCAACCAAGCACTTTCTCCTTTAATTCTCCTCTAGGAGCCTGTGAGAGCTGTAAAGGCTTTGGGCGGGTGATGGGCATTGATTACGGTCTGGTGATTCCGGATGAGAATAAAAGTCTACTCGAAGGAGCAATTAAGCCATGGCAAACCGAATCAAATAAGGTGCATCAAAAAGACCTAGAGCGCTTTGCTAAAGAAGCCGGCATTCGACTGGCAGCCCCCTGGAAAGCGTTAAGTGCTGAAGAGCAGGCGTGGGTTATTCAAGGCGCCCCCGACTTTAAAGGGGGAACTCGGGCGTGGAAAACCCAGTGGTATGGAATACAACGTTATTTTGACTGGCAGGAATCACGTGCCTACAAAATGCATGTGCGAGTCATGTTATCCAAATACCGTAGCTACAACACTTGCCCCACCTGCTTAGGTTCACGCTTAAAGCCAGAGGCTTTGCTGTGGCGCTTAGGACAACATAGTGCCATTGACGATAACGGCTCTTATACACGCTTTATGCCTGTCAATACCCAGTGGACTCAAGCCCAATTAGCGGCTATGCCTGGTTTTCATATTCATGACTTAATGCGGCTTCCGATTGACTCTGTACGTGATTTCTTTGCCACCTTAGTGTTTGATGGAGAGCTCAATGCAGCCACACAACTCTTGCGTGATGAAATCAATACGCGTCTTAATTTCCTCTGTGAAGTGGGGTTGGGCTACTTATCACTAGACCGCCAAAGTCGTACCTTATCAGGTGGCGAGGTGCAGCGTATCAACCTTACTACTGCTCTTGGTACCTCATTAGTCAATACTCTGTTTGTACTTGATGAACCGTCTATTGGGCTACACCCCCACGATATGCATCGCATTGTGCAGATCATGCAACGCCTACGTCACAATGGAAATACCTTGGTTGTGGTCGAGCACGATCCTCAAGTCATGGTTGCAGCAGACCGAATTTTAGATATAGGCCCTGGTCCGGGAGAAAAAGGCGGCCAAATTACGTTTGATGGCGCCCCCCATCAATTACGAGATGCCCCCACCCTGACTGGTGATTACCTAAGTGGCAGAAAAACGATTGCCGCCCCGTTAGCGCAAACAGTAACTGCCCACACCCCGCGCCTGCTATTACAAGGGGTACGTGCTCACAATTTAAAAAATATCGAAGTCTCTTTTCCGCTTCAACGGTTAGTCTGCGTAACAGGAGTATCGGGCTCAGGTAAATCCACCTTAATCCAAGATGTGTTATATCCCGCCCTACGCAAACACTTTGGTGAGGCAACAGAAGCGCCGGGAGAGTTTGACGCCTTACTAGGTGCAGAGCAACTCGCCGAGGTCGTCATGGTCGATCAATCCCAAATTGGACGCACGGCTAGATCCAACCCCGCAAGCTACGTAGGAGCTTTTGATGCCATTCGTAAGCTCTTTGCTCGCGCCCCTTTAGCTATAGAGCGAGACTATAAGCCTGGCACTTTTAGCTTTAATAGTGGTGATGGACGTTGTCCCAGCTGTGGAGGTACCGGATTTGAACACATAGAAATGCAGTTTTTATCTGATGTCTACCTACGTTGTCCCGACTGTAACGGCACGCGTTTTAGACCCGAAATTTTAGAGGTCCGCATTGAACATCTAGGCCGTAGTGCCTCTATTGACGAGGTCCTCGATATGACCGTCAACGAGGCTCTGGCGTTTTTTGCTGGCTTACATGACGTACAACGTGGATTGGCTCCTCTCGCTGATGTGGGCTTAGATTATCTGACCTTAGGGCAACCCGTGCCCACGCTATCCGGTGGGGAGGCGCAACGCTTAAAACTGGCCGGTTATTTAGCAGAAGCATCAAAGAGCCGTTTAGCCACTGCTAAAGTCGCCAAAAAAGGCAAACTATTCTTATTTGACGAGCCCACCACTGGGCTGCATTTTGATGATATTGCCAAACTCATGCAGGCCTTCAGAAAACTGCTGGCAGCAGGACACTCATTAATCGTCATTGAGCATAACTTAGATGTAGTTCGTACTGCAGACTGGGTTATCGATCTAGGTCCAACTGGGGGTGATGCCGGTGGCTCTATTGTCGCTACTGGTAGCCCACTCGATATTATGCAACAAGCCCAATCACTAACAGGGCAAGCTCTACTGCAGTATCAAGATCACATTGTAGGTGCAGATGTGCAGCAACTAGCCGAGCCCGGCGTAAGCTACGCCATCACAAACCCGACTGATGACAACGCCATTCATATTCTTAATGCGCGTGAGCACAATTTAAAAAACATACAAGTCCGTATTCCTCGCGACACCTTTACGGTTATCACAGGCGTCTCTGGCTCTGGCAAATCCACCTTAGCGTTTGATATTCTATTTAATGAGGGCCAACGCCGTTACTTAGAGTCTCTCAATGCCTATGCCCGCTCTATTGTGCAACCCGCTGGTCAGCCGGACGTAGATGCCATTTATGGTATCCCTCCTACGGTTGCTATTGAACAACGCACTAGCCGAGGCGGCTATAAATCTACGGTCGCCACCATGACCGAGATCCACCATTTTTTACGATTACTGTATGTCAAACTAGGGACTCAAATGTGCCCTAGCTGCCAAGTCCCCGTAGAACCACAAAGTCCCGAACAAATTACCGCCCAGTTATTACGTGATTACAAAAATCAACAGGTTGCCATCTACGCCCCCTTGATTGTTGCTAGAAAAGGGTATTACACCGACTTAGCTAAGTGGGCTCATGCTAAAGGCTATAGTCACCTACGCGTGGATCAGGCGCTGGTCCCCACAGACCAATGGCCACGCTTAGACCGCTATAAAGAACATAACATTGAGTTACCGATCGCTGACTTTAAGGTAGACTCAAAAAAAGAAAAGCAACTACGTGATGCCGTCCAGCAAGCATTAGAACATGGTCACCAAAGCCTAGTAGTCGTTACTGAGCATGACGAGTTAAAACTTTCCACCGCTAGGGCCTGCCCCAGTTGTGGATGCAGTTTCCCTGAACCAGACCCCCGCCTTTTTTCCTATAATTCGAAGCATGGCTGGTGCCACAGTTGCTTTGGTACCGGCTCTGTCATTGCTGGCTTTGATGCGGAGCAAAGTGGTGAAGAATCCAAATGGCTGGCTACAGACGAGGACAATACTCCAGCCCACTCAACAACCTGCCCTAGCTGCCAAGGTCAACGATTAAATCCAGTCGCTCTCGCTTTTAGATGGCATCAAACAGGGATTGCCGAACTCTCCGCTTTCTCGATTAATGATGCAAGCGCTTTCTTTGATACGCTACACCTTAGTTCACGTGAAAAAGACATTGCCCGAGACATTTTTACGGAAATTCATAATCGCCTACGCTTTATGCAAGAAGTAGGCTTGGGCTATTTAGGTTTAGATAGAGCTGCCCCCACGTTGTCAGGAGGCGAAGCACAACGCATTCGACTCGCGGCCCAGCTTGGCTCAAACTTACAGGGTGTTTGCTATATTTTAGATGAGCCTACCATTGGGCTACACCCTCGTGATAATCGTATCTTACTCAAGGCTCTACAACGCCTAGAAGGCAATGGCAACACCTTAGTCGTGGTAGAGCATGACGAAGACACAATACGTCAGGCCAAGCACATTATTGACATTGGTCCAGGTGCGGGTACGCGTGGAGGCCAAGTCGTGGCTCAAGGCTCATTAGCGCAAATTATGGATAACCCAAATTCCTTAACAGGTCGCTATTTGAAACACCCCATCGTGCATCCCATGCAAGCCTACCGCCCTATTGATGACTCTGTCACCCAACTTCATATTCACGGAGCATCCTTACATAATCTCCATCAGGTCGATGCGCATATTCCTCTGCAGCGTTTTAGTGCAATCACGGGCGTTTCTGGCTCTGGGAAATCAACCTTAGCTAGAGAAGTTCTTCTAGAAAATTTAAAGCAAAAATTACGCGCTCCCACCGACTATCTCTGGCAACATTGCCAAGACATTTCTGGATGGGAAAACATAGACCGCGTCTTAGAGGTCGACCAAACCCCTATAGGTAAAACGCCGCGCTCTTGTCCTGCAACCTATATCGGTTTTTGGGACGATATACGGAAACTATTTGCGCAAACGCGCGATGCAAAAATTCGTGGCTGGAATGCCTCTCGCTTTTCATTCAATACCGGTGATGGACGCTGTACTGAGTGTGGAGGACAAGGCATGGTTACCTTTGAAATGAGCTTTCTTCCAGACATTAAAATCCCTTGCGAAAGCTGTCACGGTAAACGATTCAACAACGATACCTTGTCCATTTTCTGGCAAGGTAAAAATATCGGTGATGTCCTGCAAATGGAAGTGGATGATGCCGTAGAGTACTTTGCTTCTCACCCTCGTATTTTACGACCGCTTAAACTGCTGCAAGACGTAGGCTTAGGGTATTTAACGCTAGGCCAACCCTCGCCTACGCTATCAGGCGGCGAGGCACAACGTATTAAGCTCGTTTCTGAACTCAGTAAAGTTCGTCTTGATGAGGGGTTGACTAAAACAGGGCGTGCTTCTCAACAACCACACACGCTTTATGTGCTCGATGAGCCAACGGTTGGATTAGCCATAGCGGACGTAGAAAAATTATTACGAGTGATTCATCGCCTCACAGATGCGCAGCAAAGCGTCGTCGTTATTGAACATAACTTAGACCTAATCGCTGAGGCAGATTGGATCGTAGACATGGGCCCCGAAGGAGGTATAGATGGTGGTCAGTTGGTAGTTGAAGGGACCGTTGATACCGTGCAAAATACGGCTTCATCTCATACCGGTCAGGCTTTGATCGATTTTTTACAACGAAAATAA
- a CDS encoding DUF4870 family protein, whose translation MTQSMMPEPQSGLSARQLTHCLYALFVVGLIAAPVFGLATAAAVVVAYYKRSDVAGTVYASHFDWLIKTFWWGVLWVGLSALLTLIFVGWLSGAVAFVWLIYRLAKGWFALFENQSPTLD comes from the coding sequence ATGACCCAATCTATGATGCCTGAACCGCAATCTGGGTTATCTGCTCGTCAGTTGACCCATTGTTTATATGCTCTGTTTGTGGTGGGCTTGATTGCTGCGCCTGTTTTTGGTTTAGCGACAGCCGCTGCTGTAGTGGTAGCATATTACAAGCGAAGTGATGTGGCTGGTACTGTTTATGCTTCTCATTTTGATTGGTTAATTAAAACCTTTTGGTGGGGTGTGCTTTGGGTTGGCTTAAGCGCATTACTGACGTTAATATTTGTCGGTTGGCTAAGCGGGGCGGTTGCTTTTGTTTGGCTTATCTATCGCTTAGCTAAAGGTTGGTTTGCCTTGTTTGAAAATCAATCACCTACATTGGATTAA
- the pabB gene encoding aminodeoxychorismate synthase component I: MHCRFENRLDNTALELSGLVRTIKAYHAEQLPTAWEQIQQAQQQGYWIALVANYELGAHLLGLAHAQPSSSPILSAYVMRQATHSTPWEAPTTKPTLYAKALISRQRYIEHINHIQQGIKRGDYYQVNYSIPIAIQCEASPQQVYQSLAHAHPVAYGAYLSDGNRHILSFSPELFLRKTADHLLVKPMKGTMARHTDPILDEANAHTLRQSAKDVAENIMIVDLLRNDLGRIATTGSVRVRKLLELEAYPSVWTMTSTIEAQAPNVQLAAMMEALFPCGSITGTPKIAAMQCIHDLEQRTRGMYCGSLGWLAPNGDLQLNVAIRTIEYSDLHTATFGVGGAIVIDSDPDLEWQECLWKARVLGTEIQFEE; the protein is encoded by the coding sequence ATGCATTGTCGATTTGAAAACCGCTTAGACAACACCGCTCTAGAATTGAGTGGCTTAGTTCGCACGATCAAGGCTTACCATGCGGAGCAGCTTCCCACCGCATGGGAGCAGATTCAGCAGGCGCAACAACAGGGCTACTGGATCGCCCTCGTCGCTAACTATGAACTAGGCGCCCACTTATTGGGCTTAGCCCACGCGCAACCTAGCTCTAGCCCCATTCTATCGGCTTATGTCATGCGACAAGCTACCCACAGCACTCCATGGGAAGCCCCCACCACAAAACCAACCCTTTATGCCAAAGCGCTCATATCTCGTCAACGCTACATTGAACATATCAATCACATTCAGCAAGGCATTAAAAGAGGAGACTACTATCAAGTCAACTACTCCATCCCTATTGCTATTCAGTGTGAGGCCAGTCCTCAGCAGGTATACCAATCCTTAGCCCACGCCCACCCTGTGGCCTATGGGGCTTACCTCTCTGATGGCAACCGGCATATTCTGTCATTTTCCCCTGAGTTATTCCTACGTAAAACAGCAGATCACTTGTTGGTTAAACCCATGAAAGGAACAATGGCCCGCCACACTGACCCCATCCTTGATGAAGCAAACGCACACACCTTACGCCAGAGCGCTAAAGACGTGGCGGAAAACATCATGATTGTGGATTTATTGCGTAATGATTTAGGTCGTATTGCGACGACTGGCTCAGTACGTGTGCGCAAGTTATTAGAGTTAGAGGCTTATCCTTCCGTTTGGACAATGACATCAACCATAGAGGCACAAGCTCCTAATGTACAGCTGGCAGCTATGATGGAAGCCTTGTTCCCGTGTGGTTCAATTACGGGGACTCCTAAAATAGCTGCCATGCAATGTATTCATGACCTAGAGCAACGTACTCGCGGCATGTATTGTGGCAGTCTAGGTTGGCTAGCCCCAAACGGAGATCTTCAATTAAACGTAGCGATTCGCACAATAGAATACTCCGATTTGCATACCGCCACGTTTGGGGTCGGAGGCGCAATAGTGATTGACTCTGATCCCGACCTAGAGTGGCAAGAATGCCTTTGGAAAGCGCGCGTATTAGGGACAGAGATTCAGTTTGAGGAGTAA
- a CDS encoding aminotransferase class IV — translation MLSVIHPHTELIETMRLHRTGLVPLLALHLKRLEYSARTLGYPYQQNSILQALQPYFLRRYTQPQRLRLTLGRTGKITVQCQPLAETAQPVRLALSPLNPLAPAILLQHKTTQRQHWAQGERWLQQHPSFFDVIYFDQNQQITEGGRSNIYILKNNRWVTPSLKQPLLAGVQRQYLLDQGWVSEEDITKKDLLHAPRIRISNALRGWLDARLDHF, via the coding sequence ATGTTGTCCGTCATCCATCCACATACTGAGCTCATCGAAACAATGCGACTGCATCGTACAGGCTTAGTGCCTTTACTGGCCCTACACCTCAAACGACTGGAGTATTCGGCTCGAACACTGGGCTACCCGTATCAGCAAAACAGTATTTTGCAAGCATTGCAGCCTTATTTTTTACGGCGCTACACACAACCGCAGCGACTGCGCCTGACACTAGGCCGCACTGGGAAAATCACCGTACAATGCCAACCTCTTGCCGAAACCGCACAGCCTGTCAGACTTGCGCTCAGCCCTCTTAACCCTTTAGCTCCTGCTATTTTACTGCAGCATAAAACCACGCAAAGACAGCACTGGGCGCAAGGCGAACGGTGGCTACAGCAACATCCCTCGTTCTTTGATGTTATTTATTTTGATCAGAATCAACAAATTACTGAAGGCGGACGCAGTAACATTTATATTCTAAAAAACAACCGATGGGTCACCCCTTCGTTAAAGCAACCTCTATTAGCTGGGGTGCAACGACAGTACCTCTTAGATCAGGGGTGGGTGAGCGAGGAAGACATCACAAAGAAAGACCTGCTACATGCCCCCCGCATTCGGATTTCTAATGCTCTACGTGGTTGGTTAGATGCTCGTTTAGACCACTTTTGA